Proteins encoded in a region of the Pseudanabaena sp. BC1403 genome:
- a CDS encoding ATP-binding sensor histidine kinase, with amino-acid sequence MSLMIAIEDKERRKIFMFEISGYKINSLIYESALSIVYRGYRESDFQPVILKILKLEYPTPEAIARYKLEYEICKRLSHIEGVIKAYDFTKYQQFRCITFEDFGGESLRILKSSRTFSLAEILAIAVQVAGILSEIHGANVIHKDINPSNIIFNPRTSQVKIVDFGISNILSRENPTIRNPNMLEGTLAYMSPEQTGRMNRTLDNRSDLYSLGVTLYELICDRLPFESNDPLELVHCHIAKLPVDPYKLNPEIPKSVSDIVMKLLAKTAEDRYQSALGLRADLMICSQLLESKGEITDFLLGEQDVSDKFQVSQKLYGREKEIWLLLAAFACLNLGKAEVMMVTGFSGIGKSVLVHEIYKPITQKRGYFISGKFDQFQRNIPYSALVNAFRELMTQLLTETESELQAWRKRLLEALGSNAQIIIDVIPEVEKITGKQAAALELPPTEAQNRFNLVFQNFVRVFTKPEHPLVIFLDDLQWADVASLKLLQLLVTASDSQFLYFIGAYRNNEVDAIHPLSLTLNEIAATGTAINNIFLSPLERSDVYDLVSDTLKSDCAMIKPLAELVFQKTAGNPFFINEFLKSLYADGLIDFDLKNRTWRWDLSQIQSADFTDNVVELMSGKIQKLTPDAQKIIQIAACIGNHFDSQTLAIAADRPHRLVLQDLLPVLTEGLILPLTTNYKFAIVDIDNDFSEDFLIDYKFLHDRVQQAAYVLIPESDKQITHLKIGRQLLKKIRKQQANGESIAIEEEAFRIANHLNMGMGLITDSQERLELAELNLSAGKKAKASNAYADAQKYLAIGIGLLPDSAWEIHYPLTLRLYEAAAESAYLNIDFDECHRLVDRIVHHAKHILDTIKSYKVKINAYTAQRRFYEVPTTVNSILIRLGEPIPPFPNELQVGVELLRTELRTRLLGIKDWTSLPTMTDPYKIAAVYIMTTIATSAINLNPLLVGVVILRIVNLSLKYGVSPDSLIQGAAYGLIRWIAFQDIEGSYKTGIVSLQLIEQNNIRAGASLSIVAFEACLRHWKEHLRESIPNLRNAIQLGIELGEYESISFGVSAYCLHRFFVGDPLALVIQDFQNYDDLLLNKIKQPQIVDQHRAMHQLALNFAGLGENIPFLVGTALNELDLLPTFVAEKNGIPIYYTCTAKGISHYFFYDYKAAIAAFEQAIPYSRSLACAIGLAQNNFYLSLACLGLCKKLPRSSRHTYLKIVAKNQKNMQRWAKHCPMNFQHKYDLVEAEKFALLGQQIDAMASYDRAIKGARENEYIQEEALANELAAKFYLQKHRDKIAQTYFADAVSCYQSWGAIAKVKHLQENYVQFTNRKFTSSKDTQILDNSYSNLSTTTMLATNRSMGIDLASVIKTFQILSDEIDLTKLLSKLMKILIENAGAEVGYLILESENGLKIEAIGNAGRDEIEILGSRAMENTIPESIINFVARSLESVVLGNATQEGKFTGDVYIQKHRPKSLLCMPLINQGELAGILYLENALVTEAFTTERLKILALLSSQAAIAINNARLYSNLKQFNENLEQLVSERTQELSQALTNLKSAQTELVKSEKMAALGGLVAGIAHEINTPIGISVTAASLITDKIQELTESLQKGTLKRSELDKLMDTLEQSSKIVLSNLNRAAELIQSFKQVAVDQSSEERRRFNFKDYLEEILLNLKPKLKRTKINVQIECAENIILDSYPGLISQIATNLVMNSLSHAYDAEDKGTIHFAITQQKHQLNFEYSDDGKGIGPDNIGKIFDPFYTTKRGQGGSGLGLHIVYNLVTQKLQGTITCESQVGVGTKFIMQIPL; translated from the coding sequence ATGAGTTTGATGATCGCGATCGAAGACAAAGAGAGGAGGAAAATATTCATGTTTGAGATATCTGGCTACAAAATTAATTCGTTAATTTATGAAAGTGCTCTATCGATTGTGTATAGAGGATATCGTGAGAGCGATTTCCAACCAGTTATCCTGAAAATCCTCAAATTGGAATACCCAACACCAGAGGCGATCGCGAGGTACAAATTAGAATACGAAATTTGTAAGCGGCTAAGTCATATTGAGGGCGTGATTAAAGCCTATGACTTTACGAAATACCAGCAATTTCGATGCATTACCTTTGAAGATTTTGGCGGTGAATCACTCCGCATCTTGAAGTCATCGCGCACCTTTAGTCTGGCAGAAATTCTCGCGATCGCAGTTCAAGTTGCTGGCATTCTCAGCGAAATTCATGGGGCGAATGTAATTCATAAAGATATCAATCCCTCCAATATCATTTTTAACCCTCGGACATCTCAAGTCAAAATCGTTGATTTTGGCATCTCTAATATTTTGTCGCGGGAAAATCCGACCATCCGCAATCCGAATATGTTGGAAGGAACGCTTGCCTATATGTCGCCAGAGCAGACAGGACGGATGAACCGTACTCTCGACAACCGCAGTGATTTATATTCTTTGGGGGTGACCTTGTATGAACTTATCTGCGATCGCCTCCCTTTTGAATCCAATGATCCGCTCGAATTAGTCCATTGCCATATTGCCAAGCTCCCCGTTGATCCCTATAAACTAAATCCTGAGATTCCTAAATCTGTTTCAGATATTGTCATGAAACTATTGGCAAAAACAGCAGAAGATCGCTATCAAAGTGCATTGGGATTAAGAGCAGATTTAATGATTTGCAGCCAGCTCTTAGAAAGTAAAGGTGAAATCACTGATTTTTTACTAGGTGAACAAGATGTTTCCGATAAGTTTCAAGTTTCACAGAAGCTTTATGGTAGGGAAAAAGAAATATGGCTATTACTAGCGGCATTTGCCTGTCTGAACCTTGGCAAAGCTGAAGTCATGATGGTTACGGGTTTCTCTGGTATTGGTAAATCAGTGCTTGTGCATGAAATTTACAAACCAATTACCCAAAAGCGTGGTTACTTTATTTCGGGTAAGTTCGACCAGTTTCAACGCAATATTCCCTATAGTGCGCTTGTGAATGCTTTTCGGGAACTGATGACGCAACTGCTGACCGAAACAGAAAGCGAACTGCAAGCATGGAGAAAGCGCTTGCTGGAGGCTTTGGGAAGTAATGCTCAAATCATCATTGATGTGATCCCCGAAGTTGAAAAGATTACTGGCAAGCAAGCGGCAGCATTAGAACTTCCACCCACCGAAGCCCAGAATCGTTTCAATTTAGTTTTTCAGAACTTTGTGCGCGTGTTTACGAAACCAGAACATCCACTTGTGATTTTTTTAGATGATCTCCAGTGGGCTGATGTCGCTTCTTTAAAACTGCTGCAACTACTTGTTACTGCCTCAGATAGTCAGTTTCTCTACTTTATCGGAGCCTATCGCAATAATGAAGTAGATGCAATTCATCCCTTAAGTTTGACCCTGAATGAGATTGCGGCAACGGGAACCGCCATCAACAACATCTTTCTATCACCTCTAGAGCGATCGGATGTCTATGATCTAGTGTCTGACACTTTGAAAAGTGATTGCGCAATGATCAAACCTCTCGCCGAACTCGTCTTCCAAAAAACCGCTGGCAATCCATTTTTTATTAACGAATTTCTGAAATCACTATATGCTGACGGCTTGATTGATTTTGATTTAAAAAATCGTACTTGGCGATGGGATTTAAGCCAAATCCAGTCAGCTGACTTTACTGATAATGTGGTTGAGTTGATGTCGGGGAAAATACAAAAGTTGACACCCGATGCTCAGAAAATTATCCAAATCGCAGCCTGTATTGGCAATCATTTTGATTCTCAAACCCTAGCAATTGCTGCGGATCGTCCACATCGACTGGTGCTGCAAGATCTATTACCTGTTTTAACCGAAGGTTTGATTTTGCCGCTCACCACCAACTACAAATTCGCGATTGTTGATATCGATAATGATTTTTCGGAAGATTTTTTAATTGACTACAAATTTCTCCATGATCGGGTTCAGCAAGCAGCTTATGTGCTGATTCCTGAATCTGACAAACAAATTACGCATCTTAAAATCGGTCGCCAGTTGCTCAAGAAAATTCGCAAGCAACAAGCAAATGGAGAAAGTATAGCGATCGAAGAGGAAGCATTTCGGATCGCAAACCATCTAAATATGGGAATGGGATTGATTACCGATTCCCAAGAACGACTCGAATTAGCTGAGCTAAATCTGAGCGCAGGTAAAAAAGCCAAGGCTTCAAACGCTTATGCCGATGCCCAGAAGTACCTAGCGATCGGTATTGGGCTGTTGCCAGATTCTGCATGGGAAATTCACTATCCACTTACGTTGAGACTCTATGAGGCTGCGGCCGAATCAGCTTATTTGAACATAGACTTTGATGAGTGCCATCGCTTAGTCGATCGCATCGTACACCATGCCAAGCATATTCTCGATACGATTAAGTCCTACAAAGTCAAGATTAATGCTTATACAGCCCAGAGGAGATTTTATGAAGTTCCCACAACTGTAAATTCCATTCTAATTCGTTTAGGTGAACCGATTCCACCTTTTCCAAACGAATTGCAGGTCGGGGTGGAACTCCTACGAACAGAGCTACGAACGCGCTTATTGGGGATCAAGGACTGGACAAGTTTACCAACGATGACCGATCCATACAAAATTGCGGCGGTTTATATTATGACCACAATCGCGACCTCTGCAATTAATTTGAATCCTTTACTCGTAGGTGTCGTGATTCTCCGCATCGTGAATTTGTCACTAAAATATGGAGTTTCGCCAGATTCGCTGATTCAAGGAGCCGCCTATGGACTAATCCGCTGGATCGCTTTTCAAGATATCGAAGGTAGCTACAAAACTGGGATAGTTAGTTTGCAATTAATTGAACAAAATAACATTCGAGCTGGTGCATCTTTATCAATCGTAGCCTTTGAAGCCTGTCTGAGGCATTGGAAAGAACACCTAAGGGAGTCAATACCCAATTTGCGAAATGCAATACAACTTGGCATCGAACTTGGCGAATATGAATCCATAAGCTTTGGGGTGTCGGCGTACTGTCTCCATCGTTTTTTTGTCGGCGATCCTTTAGCCTTGGTTATTCAAGATTTTCAAAATTATGATGACTTACTATTAAATAAAATCAAACAACCGCAAATTGTCGATCAACACCGAGCTATGCATCAACTTGCCCTCAATTTTGCAGGACTAGGAGAGAATATACCATTTCTTGTTGGTACGGCTCTAAACGAGCTTGATCTTCTTCCCACCTTTGTCGCAGAAAAGAATGGAATTCCGATTTACTATACTTGTACTGCTAAGGGCATATCGCACTATTTCTTTTATGACTACAAAGCGGCGATCGCGGCTTTTGAGCAGGCTATTCCTTACTCACGATCCTTGGCTTGTGCGATCGGATTAGCGCAGAATAATTTCTATCTATCTCTTGCTTGTTTGGGCTTGTGCAAAAAATTACCGAGATCTTCCCGTCACACTTATCTCAAGATAGTTGCGAAAAATCAGAAAAACATGCAGCGTTGGGCAAAACACTGTCCGATGAACTTTCAACATAAATACGATTTGGTGGAAGCAGAAAAATTCGCTTTATTAGGGCAGCAAATTGACGCAATGGCTTCCTACGATCGCGCCATCAAAGGGGCAAGAGAAAATGAATATATTCAAGAAGAAGCTCTAGCCAATGAACTGGCTGCGAAGTTTTATCTCCAAAAGCATAGAGATAAGATCGCCCAAACTTATTTTGCCGATGCGGTCTCTTGCTATCAGAGTTGGGGAGCGATCGCAAAAGTAAAGCACTTGCAAGAGAACTATGTACAATTTACCAACCGCAAGTTTACTTCTAGCAAAGACACTCAGATCTTAGATAACAGCTACTCTAATCTAAGCACAACCACGATGCTAGCTACGAATAGATCGATGGGAATTGATTTAGCATCAGTAATTAAGACCTTCCAAATACTATCCGATGAGATCGACTTAACGAAGCTATTGTCAAAACTAATGAAGATATTGATTGAAAATGCAGGAGCAGAAGTTGGATATTTAATATTAGAAAGCGAAAACGGACTCAAGATAGAAGCGATCGGGAATGCAGGAAGAGATGAGATAGAAATATTGGGATCGCGAGCGATGGAAAATACGATTCCAGAGTCGATCATCAACTTTGTCGCGCGGAGCTTAGAGAGCGTCGTACTAGGAAATGCCACCCAAGAAGGAAAATTCACAGGAGATGTATATATCCAAAAGCATCGACCAAAATCATTATTATGTATGCCATTAATCAATCAAGGAGAACTAGCAGGGATACTCTACCTAGAAAACGCCCTCGTAACCGAAGCATTTACAACCGAACGCCTCAAAATCCTAGCGTTACTATCAAGCCAAGCCGCGATCGCCATCAACAACGCACGTTTATACAGCAACCTGAAACAGTTTAACGAAAACTTAGAACAACTAGTCAGCGAACGAACCCAAGAACTATCACAAGCGCTGACCAACCTCAAATCAGCACAAACAGAATTAGTTAAATCAGAAAAGATGGCAGCATTAGGAGGATTAGTGGCAGGCATCGCCCATGAGATCAATACACCAATAGGAATAAGCGTAACAGCCGCATCATTAATCACCGATAAAATCCAAGAACTAACAGAATCCCTACAAAAGGGAACACTAAAACGATCAGAACTAGATAAATTGATGGACACCTTAGAACAAAGCAGCAAAATCGTGCTGTCTAATTTAAATCGAGCAGCAGAACTGATCCAGAGCTTTAAGCAAGTAGCAGTCGATCAGTCCAGTGAAGAAAGGAGAAGATTCAATTTCAAAGACTACCTTGAAGAAATTCTACTCAATCTAAAGCCAAAACTCAAACGCACAAAAATCAACGTCCAAATAGAATGCGCGGAAAATATAATCCTAGATAGTTATCCAGGACTGATATCACAGATCGCGACCAACTTAGTGATGAACTCCTTAAGTCATGCATACGATGCCGAAGACAAAGGCACGATCCACTTTGCCATAACGCAGCAAAAACACCAGCTAAACTTTGAATATAGCGATGATGGGAAGGGAATCGGTCCCGATAATATCGGCAAGATATTTGACCCATTTTATACAACAAAACGGGGACAGGGAGGGAGTGGTTTAGGACTGCATATTGTTTACAATCTGGTTACCCAAAAGTTACAAGGTACTATTACCTGCGAGAGCCAAGTTGGCGTAGGGACTAAATTTATTATGCAAATTCCATTGTGA
- a CDS encoding hybrid sensor histidine kinase/response regulator, with amino-acid sequence MVDDELMIDDMMEFADEDEISQVSSYSLESWKVLIVDDEVEIHNITRLALEDFNFDKKRLQFLSAYSGAEARRMMTENPDIAVVLLDVIMESDDAGLITAKYIRETLQNRAVRIILRTGQPGQVPERQAIVDYDIDDYKTKTEFTSQKLFTTIITALRSYKAYTSLAALNANLDHANAELIRANKLKDEFLATMNHELRTPLNGILGMAECLYEEIFGAINPSQKDAIETIQSSGNHLLELIQDILDVSQIMAGMIKLDIKTIAIADLCNSSLELVQQQALKKQIQLTTSVFSNTEVIAVDQLRIRQVLFNLLDNAVKFTPAGGKVSLDVRIVNDPSREIAITHPMANSSWIKFSVADTGIGIDSSDRDKLFKPFIQLDSGLNRKYEGSGLGLVIVKEIVKLHGGSVDFNSQIGQGSCFIILLPYRDSSTLNTPKDHSALSANPSQ; translated from the coding sequence ATGGTTGATGATGAGCTAATGATTGATGACATGATGGAATTTGCTGATGAAGATGAAATTAGTCAAGTTTCATCATATAGTCTAGAGTCATGGAAAGTTCTGATCGTTGATGATGAAGTAGAAATTCACAACATCACGCGACTTGCCTTAGAAGATTTTAACTTTGATAAGAAAAGGCTACAATTTTTAAGTGCTTATTCAGGTGCCGAAGCTCGACGGATGATGACCGAAAATCCTGATATTGCAGTTGTTTTGCTAGATGTGATTATGGAATCTGATGATGCAGGTTTAATCACAGCAAAGTACATCCGCGAAACACTCCAAAATAGAGCGGTGCGGATTATTTTGCGCACAGGACAGCCAGGACAAGTACCCGAACGACAAGCAATCGTCGATTATGATATCGATGACTACAAGACTAAAACGGAATTTACTTCACAAAAGTTGTTCACCACGATTATTACGGCTCTGCGATCGTACAAGGCATATACATCCTTAGCAGCCTTAAATGCCAATCTAGATCACGCTAATGCAGAACTCATTCGAGCTAACAAGCTAAAAGATGAATTTCTAGCCACTATGAACCATGAATTACGCACTCCACTCAATGGAATCTTAGGTATGGCTGAATGCTTGTATGAAGAAATTTTTGGCGCAATTAATCCGAGCCAAAAGGATGCGATCGAAACGATTCAAAGCAGTGGTAATCATTTACTAGAATTGATTCAAGATATTCTCGATGTCTCCCAAATTATGGCAGGTATGATAAAGCTAGACATCAAAACTATTGCGATCGCTGATTTGTGCAACTCTAGTTTGGAACTGGTGCAACAACAAGCTCTCAAAAAACAAATTCAACTAACTACAAGTGTATTCTCAAATACTGAAGTTATTGCAGTTGATCAGCTTCGCATCAGACAAGTATTATTCAATTTACTTGATAATGCAGTTAAATTTACTCCTGCGGGAGGCAAGGTAAGTCTTGATGTCAGAATAGTAAATGATCCTTCTAGGGAGATTGCTATCACTCACCCTATGGCAAATAGCTCTTGGATTAAGTTTTCAGTTGCAGATACAGGAATTGGCATTGATTCAAGCGATCGCGATAAGCTGTTTAAACCATTTATTCAGCTTGATAGTGGACTCAACCGCAAGTACGAAGGCTCAGGATTAGGATTGGTAATTGTAAAGGAAATCGTAAAACTCCACGGTGGTTCTGTTGATTTTAATAGCCAGATTGGTCAAGGCAGTTGTTTTATAATACTTCTACCTTACAGGGATAGCAGCACTCTCAACACTCCAAAAGATCACAGTGCTTTGAGCGCAAACCCGAGCCAATAA
- a CDS encoding hybrid sensor histidine kinase/response regulator, with protein sequence MSSSAKHSIPKFIHRIPLRAILIVPFVLQIFAAVGLTGYLSLRNGQKAVNELVDLLQKETTFRVSERVQDYLEAPHLVNQINEDAAQTGVLDFNDLESNRNYFWRQVLRFKSIGHVGLANEKGQYLRVGWVNRWVGSEEPQLAVKPTLGIGDFLYYKLDKNGNPTTVAKTVPNYDVRKRPFYKAALKNNSAAWSDVYINAGYGSLQINASSPYYDKQGNFIGVLTCQMGLDQIRGFLQTLQIGKSGKVFIIEPSGELIATSIPNELLTVGKGETQQRLKAQNSSNPIARKSIESLTERIKNLDDLREGTQLDFQLDGQRYFLKVSPMRDAYGLNWLTVVVVPEADFMAQIEANTHTTIFLCLGALGLATILGIYTSRWIVRPILKLQQASEAIASGELDRIVEVEGINELEGLARSFNQMATQLNNSFTALEDRVADRTIELQQAKLVADNANQAKSEFLANMSHELRTPLNGVLGYAQILARSKTLADKDRHGANIIYQCGSHLLNLINDVLDIAKIEARRLELSPQALHLPALLQGVVEICQIRADQKGIDFHYESEPNLPLGIEADEKRLRQVLINLLGNAIKFTDRGSVTLRVEQLSSDTQTDTQSTRLRFWVADTGVGIAPEYVNNLFQAFQQVGDKTRQAEGTGLGLAISQQIVQLMGGQIQVKSQIGVGSEFFFEVEVPLALDWSRQQTMLMNNIVGYEGARRQILLVDDRWENRAVLMNLLEPIGFAIAEAENGQDALNQMQQKLPDLVITDLVMPVMDGFEFVKQLRSDPEKQSLKVIVSSASVSQLDRQMSLDAGGDDFLAKPVQVDELLTLLAQHLQLTWQYDETKLDSALISNKVSTTEMIAPPINDLQILMELAQDGLLRKLAETAEKIAQKSESYQPFVQRLLQLTKQLQPEKIESFIQPYLTNERTVDD encoded by the coding sequence ATGTCTTCTTCGGCTAAACATTCCATTCCCAAATTCATTCATCGTATTCCTCTGCGGGCTATTCTGATTGTGCCGTTTGTCCTACAAATCTTTGCCGCCGTTGGACTGACAGGCTATCTCTCACTCCGCAATGGGCAGAAGGCGGTGAATGAGCTTGTTGATCTATTACAGAAAGAAACGACTTTTAGAGTTAGCGAAAGAGTTCAGGACTACTTAGAGGCACCACATTTAGTCAATCAGATTAACGAGGATGCGGCCCAAACAGGAGTGTTGGATTTCAATGACCTTGAGAGTAATAGAAACTACTTTTGGAGACAGGTTCTCCGTTTTAAGTCGATTGGTCATGTGGGACTGGCTAACGAAAAAGGTCAATATCTGCGTGTGGGTTGGGTAAACCGTTGGGTCGGTTCTGAGGAACCTCAACTTGCCGTGAAACCGACGCTAGGAATTGGCGATTTTTTGTATTACAAACTTGACAAGAATGGTAATCCCACTACAGTTGCGAAGACTGTGCCTAATTATGATGTTCGCAAGCGTCCTTTTTATAAGGCTGCTCTCAAAAACAATAGCGCCGCTTGGAGTGATGTGTATATTAATGCTGGCTATGGTTCGCTACAAATTAATGCCAGTTCCCCATACTACGACAAACAGGGGAATTTTATTGGTGTGCTTACTTGTCAGATGGGGCTAGATCAGATTCGTGGATTTTTGCAAACTTTACAGATAGGCAAATCTGGCAAAGTGTTCATAATTGAGCCATCTGGTGAACTAATTGCAACTTCCATCCCCAACGAACTCCTAACCGTCGGTAAAGGTGAAACTCAACAGCGTCTGAAAGCGCAGAATAGTAGTAATCCGATCGCCCGTAAAAGTATAGAATCTCTCACCGAACGCATCAAGAATTTGGATGACCTTCGCGAAGGAACCCAGTTGGATTTTCAGTTAGATGGTCAAAGATACTTTCTGAAAGTATCTCCAATGAGGGATGCCTATGGGCTTAACTGGCTGACGGTGGTTGTAGTTCCCGAAGCTGACTTCATGGCTCAAATCGAAGCAAATACGCACACTACGATTTTTTTATGTTTAGGAGCCTTGGGCTTGGCGACTATTCTGGGGATTTATACTTCGCGTTGGATTGTGCGCCCGATCCTGAAATTGCAGCAGGCTAGTGAAGCGATCGCCTCTGGAGAACTTGATCGCATCGTTGAAGTCGAAGGCATTAACGAACTCGAAGGATTGGCGCGATCGTTTAATCAAATGGCGACCCAACTTAATAACTCTTTTACAGCCCTCGAAGATCGCGTCGCTGATCGCACTATCGAACTACAACAAGCCAAACTTGTTGCCGACAACGCCAACCAAGCCAAGAGCGAATTTCTCGCCAACATGAGTCACGAATTGCGAACACCCCTAAATGGCGTTCTCGGTTATGCTCAAATTTTGGCTCGTTCCAAGACCTTAGCAGACAAAGACCGTCATGGAGCCAACATCATTTATCAATGCGGTTCCCATTTGCTTAATTTGATCAACGATGTTCTGGATATTGCTAAAATCGAAGCCCGCAGATTAGAGCTATCTCCCCAAGCTCTACATTTACCTGCACTGCTCCAAGGAGTCGTCGAAATTTGCCAGATCCGCGCTGACCAGAAAGGAATTGACTTCCACTACGAATCAGAGCCGAACTTACCACTAGGGATCGAAGCCGATGAGAAGCGGTTACGCCAAGTTTTGATTAACCTCTTGGGTAATGCGATCAAATTTACAGATAGAGGTAGTGTGACTTTGCGAGTTGAGCAATTGTCCTCAGATACTCAAACTGATACTCAATCGACGAGACTACGTTTCTGGGTCGCTGATACTGGCGTGGGTATTGCTCCAGAATATGTCAACAATCTATTCCAAGCATTTCAGCAAGTGGGCGATAAAACTCGCCAAGCCGAAGGCACAGGGTTGGGATTAGCGATTAGTCAGCAGATCGTGCAGTTAATGGGTGGACAGATCCAAGTTAAGAGCCAAATCGGTGTTGGTAGTGAGTTCTTCTTTGAAGTCGAGGTGCCTTTAGCTTTGGATTGGAGTCGTCAGCAAACAATGCTGATGAACAACATCGTCGGCTATGAAGGAGCGCGTCGCCAGATTTTGTTGGTGGACGATCGCTGGGAAAATCGAGCTGTGTTGATGAATTTGTTGGAACCCATCGGTTTTGCGATCGCCGAAGCGGAAAATGGACAGGATGCACTGAATCAAATGCAGCAGAAATTACCAGATTTAGTGATTACTGACTTAGTAATGCCTGTCATGGATGGCTTTGAATTCGTGAAACAATTGAGAAGCGATCCAGAAAAACAATCGCTCAAAGTGATTGTTTCCTCAGCATCGGTATCTCAACTTGATCGACAAATGAGCCTAGATGCAGGTGGGGATGATTTCTTGGCAAAACCTGTGCAAGTGGATGAGCTGTTGACTTTGCTAGCTCAGCATCTGCAACTTACTTGGCAATATGACGAAACCAAGTTAGACTCTGCATTGATCAGTAATAAAGTTTCCACTACTGAGATGATTGCGCCTCCAATCAACGACTTGCAAATTTTAATGGAACTGGCACAGGATGGTCTTTTGCGGAAACTTGCCGAGACTGCCGAGAAGATTGCACAAAAAAGCGAGAGTTACCAACCTTTTGTTCAACGTCTTCTCCAATTGACAAAGCAACTCCAGCCCGAAAAGATCGAGTCATTTATTCAACCATACCTCACCAATGAAAGGACTGTGGATGATTAA
- a CDS encoding hybrid sensor histidine kinase/response regulator, translated as MTTVLTGLILIVDDIPSNLDVISEALSTVGYEVAIATSGERALQHLKRQSPDLILLDVMMPVMDGFETCQRIKANPQTCNIPIIFMTAVADAVSKVKGFELGAVDYITKPFQEQEVLARLKTHLKLKQVSQALETRNAELLQLTENLEQMVGDRTQELSKALINLKAAQNGLVESEKMAALGGLVAGIAHEINTPLGIGVTAASLIADKTQEMANILKNGTIKRSDLDKFMDNLQQSSTIILANLNRAVELIQSFKQVAVDQSSEERRSFQIKTYLEEVLLNLQPKLKRTKLNVHIDCAENITLDSFPGLISQIVTNLVMNSLIHAYDQGDDGTIVFAISQQHKCLTFEYSDDGKGIAIDNIGKIFDPFYTTKRGQGGSGLGLHIVYNLVTQKLQGSITCESQVGVGTKFIMQIPLYL; from the coding sequence ATGACAACCGTTTTAACTGGACTAATTTTAATCGTTGACGACATCCCCAGCAATCTGGATGTCATCTCAGAAGCTCTAAGTACTGTCGGCTATGAAGTAGCGATCGCCACCAGCGGTGAGCGAGCCTTGCAACACTTGAAGCGACAATCACCTGATTTAATTTTACTGGATGTGATGATGCCAGTTATGGACGGTTTTGAAACTTGCCAAAGAATTAAGGCTAATCCTCAAACTTGCAATATACCCATCATTTTTATGACTGCCGTTGCGGATGCTGTTAGCAAAGTGAAAGGATTTGAGCTTGGGGCAGTAGACTATATCACCAAGCCTTTTCAAGAACAGGAAGTTTTAGCGCGACTAAAAACTCACCTCAAGCTGAAGCAAGTGAGTCAAGCCCTCGAAACTAGAAATGCAGAATTGCTACAACTGACGGAGAACCTTGAACAAATGGTAGGCGATCGCACTCAAGAATTATCGAAAGCCCTTATCAACCTCAAAGCTGCTCAAAATGGACTAGTCGAATCCGAAAAAATGGCAGCTTTAGGTGGATTAGTCGCAGGTATAGCTCACGAAATCAACACCCCGCTTGGAATTGGTGTGACTGCTGCCTCACTAATCGCGGATAAAACGCAAGAAATGGCAAATATACTAAAAAATGGAACTATAAAACGCTCCGATCTCGACAAGTTTATGGATAATCTGCAACAAAGCAGCACAATCATTCTGGCAAATTTAAATCGAGCTGTCGAGCTGATTCAGAGTTTTAAGCAGGTAGCTGTCGATCAGTCTAGCGAAGAGAGGCGATCATTCCAGATAAAAACTTACCTTGAAGAAGTTTTGCTCAACCTTCAACCCAAACTAAAACGGACAAAACTTAACGTGCACATAGATTGCGCCGAAAATATTACCCTTGATAGTTTTCCGGGATTGATTTCGCAGATCGTCACTAACCTAGTGATGAATTCCTTGATTCATGCTTACGATCAGGGTGATGACGGTACAATTGTTTTTGCTATTTCTCAACAACACAAATGTCTTACTTTTGAATATAGTGATGACGGTAAAGGAATAGCGATCGATAACATTGGCAAAATTTTTGACCCTTTTTATACTACCAAACGCGGACAAGGAGGGAGTGGTTTGGGGCTGCATATTGTCTATAATCTTGTCACTCAAAAATTACAAGGCAGTATTACCTGTGAGAGTCAAGTCGGCGTTGGCACTAAATTTATCATGCAAATTCCGCTCTACTTATAG